CGTCCACATCGGCTTTGAAGAGAATCGTGACGAAAAAGCAGATACCTGTGAAAATGAGAACGAGAGGACGCGTTGCACGCGCCCAATCTGGTGCCATGCCGTAACGTGGAAGATAGCGCGGCACGATGTTGAGCAAGCCCGCCATCGCCGAAGCGCCTGCAAACCACAGAATCAAAATCGTGCTGATGTCGTAGGCGGTGCCGAAGGCATCGCCAAAAAGCTCGTGAGCCAGATACGCCAGCGCCCGGCCATTGGCTTCGCCCGCTTTGGCCGTATCTGTCGCGGCGCGAAATGCTTCGGCGGGAATCAGCGTTGTCGTCACGATGCTGCTGGTAATCAGCAGAACGCTCATAATGAGCGCCGCCGCCGTCAGGAGCTTGCGCGTGTTTTCGATGCGGCCCTGCGGGTTTTTCGCTGTATCGGTCGGCTTTCCTTTCACGAGCGGCATCACAACGACACCGGTTTCAAAGCCGGATAAGCCGAGAGCCAGAGCCGGAAAGACAAAGAGCGCACCGGCGACCATTTTCCAGGGATTTGAGTATTGGCCGAAGAGCAAAGTTTTCCAGTCGGTGATTTCGGAAGGATGAGTCCAGACCTGATACAGCCCGTATCCAATGACAACCGCGTTCAGACACAGGAAAATCGCGACGACGCCGACGGCAATTCCGATGGCTTCATTGAAGCCTTTCAGAAAAACCAGCGCCAGCAGACTGATAAGCGCAAGGGTAATCGCAATGTCGTGGCCGTGAAGAAAATGAGGTGCGAATGGGTTTTCGGCGATGTGCTTGGTCGCGTCCGCCGCTGAAAGCGTAATCGTAATAATGAAGCCGGTTGCAACAAAGCCCAGCAAACACAGCACGAAAAGCTTGCCTTTCCAGTGCGTCAAGAGGTTTTCGAGCATCGAAATCGAGCCGTCGCCGTGCGGACTTTCGCCCGCCACGCGCTTATACATCGGCAACGCGCCAAAAAGCGTAACAAGCACGAGAACCAGAGTCGCAAATGGTGCCAGAACGCCCGCCGCTAAAGCTGCGATACCGGGTTGATAGCCCAGTGTCGAAAAGTAATCGACGCCGGTGAGGCACATCACTTTCCACCACGGGTGCGTCTGGTGTTGTCCTTCGGGTTCGTAGGGGCCTTCGGGTTCTTCGACGTGCTCTTTGAGATGCCCTTCCAAAAGCCAGCGCTTCACTGGCCCTGCGGGTTGCGACGAGGTATTGTCAGCCAAGTTTGGCTCCTGAACATGTTAACTGCGTGCGAAGTATAGCAGTGAGAGTTTTAGGGCAAAGAAAAAAGTACGGTCGAATTCGACCGTACTCTAGATGAAACCGCGAATTTACGCCGCAAGCACGCCGCGCGTGTGCCGCATCGCCCAGATGCCGCGCTTCGACTGAAATGTGAGTTTCATGTCGTGTCCGACAGGGAATTCCGGGATTTCGCTCCAGCGGAACTGCTGCGCAATCGTCGCTACCGCAAACGGCAACGTCATCATCGCCAAACCCTTACCAATGCACTGGCGCGGGCCGCCGCCGAACGGAAAATAATTGAAACGTCCGGGCGCTTCTTTGTCGGGCGCCCAGCGCTCAGGGTCGAAAACTTCGGGCTGGTCCCAATATTTGGGGTCGCGCTGCGCAAGATACGGGCTAATCGTCAAGAGCGAACCGGCGGGAATATGATAGCCGCCGATGACATCATCTTCTTTGGCCTGCCGCCCGATAATTGCGTTCGGAGGAAACACGCGCATCGTTTCCTTGATGAACATATCGGTATAAACCAGCTTGGGCAAATCGTCGTAGGTCGGCATGCGGCCACCGAGAACGCGGTCGAGTTCTTCGTGCAGCTTGGCTTCGACGTGCGGGTTTTTGCTGAGCGCATGAAAGCCCCACGAAAGCGTGCGCGAAGTGGTGTCGAAACCTGAAAACAGCAACGTGACAATTTCGTCGCGCAACTGCAAATCGTCCATTTTTTCGCCGGTCGATTTATCGACGGCCCGCATCATGGCGGAAAGCAGGTCATTGGCCGAATCGTCTTCCGCAGGGAGAGCGCGGCGTGTGGCAATGATATCGTAAACCGCTTTGTCCAGTTTTGCCATCTCCGACTTGAACTTCAGGTTGTGAGGCGTGCCGGGAATGTTGCCAAGCAGAAAGCCCGATTTGCTTCCGTCGGAACCCGATTCGGCGATCTTATTGACATCGTCCGACAGGTTTTCGCCGAACAAGAATTCGCCAACGATGCGCCGTGCGAGATGCGCCATTTCCTGTTCGATGTCGGTTTTTTCGCCGCCCGCGACGCGTGGCCACGTCGCCACGTTTTCCGCAATCGCGGCACCAATGCCTTCGGCCATGCCCGAAAAATGCTTCGGCATGAAAATCGGCTGCAACAAGCGGCGCTGCGCGAACCACGACTTGCCTTCGTTGAAAAGCAAGCCTTTGCCAAACAGCAGTTTGATAAAGCCATACGGCGACGACTTGTTGTAGTTGGTGTTGTTATCGAGCAGGACGCGCTGCACCATGTCGGGGTCGTGAATTAGGTGGACGCATTTTTTGCCGACTTGAAAACGGACAATCGGACCATATTGGGCGCTGGCGCCATTCAACACGGCAAACGGGTCGCGAATGAATCCGACGCCCATATTCAATACACCGAGACTGCTGGGGCCAGGCGCAAGTTTGGGACGGCTGGGAACGGCGTTGGTGGGAAGGGAAGAAGATTCTGTCATACGTTACGCTACGAATTTACTAGCCCAAAGGATAGCAACTTTGACGCGCTCCCTGTCGCGCTTCACACGCAAAGTACGGTCGAAATAGCCCGTACTTCTTCTAAGATGGGCGCGTGCTAAGCGTGTTTTTCGCTAACCCTTCCTGCCGCGCTATATTCCTAATACGCACGACGCTCTTGTATTCGATATTCTCGTCGCCGCGAATAATGACGCGCGTCTGGCTGCCGCGCGCCGCAGAAAATGCTTTTCGTAAAGCCTGTCCCGAAGTGCGATTCCCTTCGAGATAAAGCGCGCCGCCCGCCGCGATTGTTACCACAATCGTTTTCGCTTCCCTGGCTGGCGCGTCTGCCGTTTTTGATTGCGGCAGGGCCGCGTTCAATCCGGCATCTTTGACGAACGCCGTAGTCGCCATAAAGATAATCAACAATACAAGAACAATATCAACGAGCGGAATGATATTGATTTCGGCCATTGGCAGCGCGGCCTGACGTCGCGCCGATTGACGGCGCAAAGAAGAACGATTAACGATTTTCATCCGCGCCTCCAGCATTTGCGCCGATGAGTTGTGGCAGTCGCGCCGCCAGCTCCAGCGCCTGGTCTTCGATCTACAACGCCAGCGCGTGAACGCGCGCCGAAAAAAAGTTGTAAGCGATAACCGCTGGAATCGCGACGCCCAGGCCACGAGCTGTTGCGACGAGCGCTTCGGAAATCGGCTAGGGTGCGACCGAAGCCACCGTCGTCAGAACCGAAGGTCGCAGCCCAGTTCCGCACTTGGCATCGAAACTTCCTGAGCCATTGCATCGCTCATTGCCGTTTCGCCCAGGTCTCTGTCATCCAGCCCCGATTGGATACACGCCGCAATGGGCGAGGCGCCGTTTGATGCGCAAGCGCACCGCTTCTGCATTGCGGGCGCGAAGTGCAGTGCACAGCGTTTGGAAGTCGTGGTCTTCAGTGGGGCGAATTTTCCTTAAAGTTGTCGCGCGCTCGACCATCGAGTCAATCGAAACGACCGAGAAGCCGACCAGAATCCAGCGCGGCCAGAATGCTCAGACCGATGAGGCCACCAACTTCCTGCAACCATTGAGACATCGAAACCTCGATTGTGAAGTACGGTCAATTCTGACCGTACTTCACAATCCCTTCAACCGATTAAAAAACGCCTGTCTGCAGACCGATAACGAACTGTCGTCCCGGCGCGGGATAGCCGATAACTTCCTGATAGCTGCTATCGAACAGGTTGTTGATGCGTGCGTAAACTTTCAGGCTGTCGCGCAGGCTATAACCGGCTGCAAGATCGAAGCGCGTGTGGCCGCCGAAAATGGCCGTGCCCGCTTGCCCGACATCGTAGCCGCGACCACGCGAGACCACGCCGAAATCGAAGTCGGCTTTGCCGCGTCGATAGATCAAATCCGCTGTTGCGTTGTATTTCGGGCGGCGCAAGATGTTGCGCGAAGCCGTCGAGGAAATGTTCAGCAATCCTGCATTGATAACGGTGCGAAAGCCGTTGCCGAAAGGTTGGTCCAGTGAAACCTCCAAACCATCGCCACGCGCGCTATCGACATTGACCGCGTTAAACGCCGCGTCGAAACCAATGAGGTTTTTGAAACGCGTGCGGAAAACCGTGACTTCAGCACGACCACCGCGCGACATTTCGCGCTCCAGCCCGATTTCGTAGGTCGTATTCTCGACGGGCTTCAAATTCGCGTTGCCACCAAACGGCGAATACAACTGGTCGATTGTCGGCGCTTGAAAGCCGGTTCCAATCGAGGCTTTGAAACGCGTGCGATTGAAAATTTCGCGCGAAAACCCGGCGCGCCCATTGAGGTCGCTGCCGAACTGCGAGTTGTCTTCGTAACGACCCGACAACACAAGAGCGTTCTTTCCGTTAGTGAATTCGTCCTGTAAAAAGGCGGCGCGCGTTGTTGTGGCACCTGCGTAATTGTTCGGGCCGAAATTGCTCTGGCTGGTGATGCGAGCGCGCTGGCGGCGTAATTCGACACCGCCTGTCAGCGTGTGGCGACCGAGAGAAAATGCGCTTTGTGCTTCCAGCGTGCGCACTTTGTCCCTAAATTGCGCGGTGCCGAAAAATGTGTCGCCGGGGTTTGCCGGATCGTTGTCGCGCAAATCTTTGTCGAAAACGCCAAGCGTGATTTTGTCGCGGCGTCGCGCGCCGTCATGCGTGAACTGCAAACTGCCAAAGAGCGTGCGCGGCTTGGATTCCTGATTCGGGTCTTCGCCAAACGTTTGGCCGATGATGCCAACGCGTGCGCGGTCGAAGCGCGTAATCAGCGCAAGATTCGAGCGTTCGCCCAGTGCGCGGTCAAGTCGGAGCGAAGCGGCGAGGTCGCGGAATTCATCATTCTGACGCGTGCCGTCGCTGCTCAACCGCGATGCCGAAAATGCGACGCGCGTTTGTCCGGCTTCGCCACGAGCGACGACATTCTGGCGGCTGAGTCCATCGCTGCCAAGCTCCAAACGGCCGCCGGTTTTAATCGGGCCAACGCCGCGCTTGGTGATGATGTTAATCACGCCGCCGATGGCATCGGAGCCATAAAGACCGCTTTGCGGCCCGCGCAACACTTCGATGCGTTCGATGTTGTCGGTGGAGAATGTGCCAAAGTCGAACGAGCCAAACGACGGCGAATTGACGCGCACACCGTCGATGAGAACAAGCGTCTGTGACGGGCTGGCGCCACGCAAAAAGACGGATGCCTGCTTACCGCGCGCGCCGCTTTGCACCAGATTCAGCGAAGGCACGAGACGCAGAACATCAGTAATGTCGAAGGCCTTCTTCGCTTCTAGCTGACGCGGCGAAATAACCGTGACGGCAGCGGTGGTTTCCGACAAACGACGTGGGTTTTTCGTCGGCGTCACGACAAGAACGAGGTCGTCTTTGTCATCGCCGGTTTCAGCGGCGGCTTCGGTTGACGCAGCAGGCGCGGGTTCGGCTTGCGGCGCTTCCGTTTGCGGCGCAGCAGTTTGAGCGTGTGCCAGAGTGGGCAGCAACGCGAGACCTAATAAATAACGATTCACAATACTCCGAAGTACAGTCGAATTCGACCGTACATCAACAAAAAACCCCAATCGCAAATGCGATTGGGGTGAAAGTAACAGACGAGAAGAAGCGCACGAAACGCGCGGAAAAAGTTCGCCGGTCGCCTCACCCCTTTCCCTCGAAGAGTGTGGAATGCGCGCAGAGGCTGGTCTCCTGACTTGTCGCGTCTTCCGCAGCCCGTCTTCCCGGAAATATCCAGTGACTATGGGCGTTGTCGGCGATTACAGTGGCGGGGCCGTCCTTACGACGAAATGAATTTCGTCTCCGTGTTCCAGAAGCAAATTGCCGGGCAACTTGCTTCAAGCCTTCTGCGCATCCAAATTGTGAGGAGACTTTAATCGAGAACGAACGGCGTGTCAAACCGCTAGCGAATCTCGACGCGCAACCGCAGCGACGAAGAAACTGGCTCGCCGTCGCGCATCGCGGGGCGAAAACGCCAACGATTTGCCGCACGCAAGACAATCGCATCGACCGCCGATGAACCGGTCGAACCAAGCAGCGAGGCATCGGCGTCGCCGCTCGCGCTTATGGAAAACCGCACGCGTACCGAGCGACGAGAAACGCCTTCCAGCATATCTTCTGAAACATCAGGCATCGATTGCGACACGACTTGAGCATCGCGCGTTGGGCCGCGTCGCCTTTCTTCGCGCGGTTTTTCCGGTTCTGGTTCGCGACGTCTGGGTTCTTCGCGTTTCGGTTCTTCGGTCGGGCGGGGACGCGGCTCTGGTTCACGTCGCGGTTCTTCTCGCTTTGGCGCCGGTTCACCCGATGACGCATCGGAGCGCGTTCCGCCGATTCTGCCACCGCCGGAAGAACTGTCATTGTTACCGCCGCTCGCAGAACTGCCGTCAGAACTACTGCGCATTGGGCCAGGCTGAGGAATGCTGCGCGGCGCGAAGCCACCAAAATCTCCGCCGCGCGGTTGGTAAGCCCGATTTTCTCCGCGCGGCCCGCTTATGGTGTCGGTCGCTTGGGTATTCAACGACGGCTTTGCATCCAACGAATCGCGGTTACTGGACGGCCATTTTGTTAGTTCACCGCTGCGCTGTGCAATTGGCTGTGAACCTTTCGATTCCGGGCGAGCCTTTGCGGGAAACGCCTGTGCCGTGCGCGGCGGCGAAGATGTTCGCGGGCGCAGTTGCGAAGAACGAATCGGTGCAGTTTTCGAGGAACTTCGACGCGGAAAAAGAAACGTCGAATTTTGCCTGCGTGGTTGTACAGCACGGGCATCTCGTGTTGCAGCACGCAACGCCGGACGATTGAACATGCGGTGCGTGCGGTTTTGCGAGCGGGGCGCAGGTCGCGCGGCGGGCTTTTGTAACTTGCTCCGCTGCGCGGATTCTGGCGCCGTGATGAGTTTGGCGGGGCGTTCTGACAGCAACTCGATTTCTACGGCTTCTTCAACTGGATGCGAGGGCGCTGTGCGCAAGAGAAACCACACAAAGGGAACGTGCAGCAGTGCAGACAGAATCAGAGACCTACGGGTATTCATCGGAAAACAAGAAGTACGGTCGAAATCGACCGTACTTCTTATCAGGAATGCGCGAATGGCGTATTAGCGCGTTACTGCGGTAAGACAAACGCGGCGGTTGCCTGTGCGTTATGCCCGTTTGCGTCGCGGAAATAAAGTCGGGCTACATAATTCCCGGCAGGAGCAGGAGCGCGCGAGGCGTCTTTCCCACTCCAAAACCATGTGCTCGTGCCGACGGCCACCGCGCGGTTACCGATGCCGACGACAAGTTCTCCGTCGGGTGTTTCGATCTCGATAATCGCCTGACCGGAGATGCTGAATGTTCCATCGATTTGCACCGAGCGCGAACCGCTAAGAGTCGTGGCTTTGAAACTTTGAATTCCCGCCGAACGCGGTGCGGCTTCGATGCGGAAAATGCGCGATTTACCGTTAGAAACAAAGCTGTAGCGGTTTTGTTTCGTCATGTCGATGCGCGTGTTCGTCAGAAGGTCTATGAATGTCGCGTTGAGCGAAACCGGCAGCGCTGAGAAACTGCCCCAGGCTAAAGTGACGGTTTCGTTGGCGGCCGTCCCATCAACAAAACCGTTCCACACCATTGTGCTGTTCGGTTTCAGGAGCGATTCAGCCCAGCCCGAGGGCGCACCAGCGTTGGTTGCATCCGAAGCGCTGTCGCCGCTGGAACTGAACGCAAGCGTGAGGCTGCGCGGGCCTGCTGGAGGACGCGCTGCCGGACGCTGCGTCAAAATGCCGTTGGTAGTTCCGGTTACACCGAAGCCCGCATCATCGTCGCGTCCTGTGACTGTACTGCCGCTCGTCGCCGTCGCGACCATCGGAACACGCCAGTTTTGTGTTGACACCGCAGCGCGTTTTATCACGGCCTGGCTTGTCGTCGCCGCGTCGAAAACGAGCTTTACGCCACGCGCCGGGCGCGAATAGATGTAAATTCCCTCAAATGGTTGCAGCGTTTGATTTGTCGTGTCGCCGTAATCGACGCGGTCGTAACCGCCGGATGCTTTCCAGCGCCACACGCCCGCGCAAATGACGCCGGTTGAAATGGCGGTCGCCAGCGGCATTGAGGTCGTGCCATGAACAACGCGCAGCGAATTGGTGGTAAAACCGCGGTTATACGGCACCCCGATCTGGTTCCAACCGCCGAGCAACGGCACTTCATAAGGTCGCGCGCGGGTTGGTTCGCCGCCACGCACCGTCGTAGCCAGATTCGCATTGAGTTGAAGCCAATAACCACGTCCGGGCGTGAACGGTTCGGCGATGTTCGGATACAG
This DNA window, taken from Abditibacteriaceae bacterium, encodes the following:
- a CDS encoding cytochrome P450; the protein is MTESSSLPTNAVPSRPKLAPGPSSLGVLNMGVGFIRDPFAVLNGASAQYGPIVRFQVGKKCVHLIHDPDMVQRVLLDNNTNYNKSSPYGFIKLLFGKGLLFNEGKSWFAQRRLLQPIFMPKHFSGMAEGIGAAIAENVATWPRVAGGEKTDIEQEMAHLARRIVGEFLFGENLSDDVNKIAESGSDGSKSGFLLGNIPGTPHNLKFKSEMAKLDKAVYDIIATRRALPAEDDSANDLLSAMMRAVDKSTGEKMDDLQLRDEIVTLLFSGFDTTSRTLSWGFHALSKNPHVEAKLHEELDRVLGGRMPTYDDLPKLVYTDMFIKETMRVFPPNAIIGRQAKEDDVIGGYHIPAGSLLTISPYLAQRDPKYWDQPEVFDPERWAPDKEAPGRFNYFPFGGGPRQCIGKGLAMMTLPFAVATIAQQFRWSEIPEFPVGHDMKLTFQSKRGIWAMRHTRGVLAA
- a CDS encoding biopolymer transporter ExbD, with protein sequence MKIVNRSSLRRQSARRQAALPMAEINIIPLVDIVLVLLIIFMATTAFVKDAGLNAALPQSKTADAPAREAKTIVVTIAAGGALYLEGNRTSGQALRKAFSAARGSQTRVIIRGDENIEYKSVVRIRNIARQEGLAKNTLSTRPS
- a CDS encoding TonB-dependent receptor, translating into MNRYLLGLALLPTLAHAQTAAPQTEAPQAEPAPAASTEAAAETGDDKDDLVLVVTPTKNPRRLSETTAAVTVISPRQLEAKKAFDITDVLRLVPSLNLVQSGARGKQASVFLRGASPSQTLVLIDGVRVNSPSFGSFDFGTFSTDNIERIEVLRGPQSGLYGSDAIGGVINIITKRGVGPIKTGGRLELGSDGLSRQNVVARGEAGQTRVAFSASRLSSDGTRQNDEFRDLAASLRLDRALGERSNLALITRFDRARVGIIGQTFGEDPNQESKPRTLFGSLQFTHDGARRRDKITLGVFDKDLRDNDPANPGDTFFGTAQFRDKVRTLEAQSAFSLGRHTLTGGVELRRQRARITSQSNFGPNNYAGATTTRAAFLQDEFTNGKNALVLSGRYEDNSQFGSDLNGRAGFSREIFNRTRFKASIGTGFQAPTIDQLYSPFGGNANLKPVENTTYEIGLEREMSRGGRAEVTVFRTRFKNLIGFDAAFNAVNVDSARGDGLEVSLDQPFGNGFRTVINAGLLNISSTASRNILRRPKYNATADLIYRRGKADFDFGVVSRGRGYDVGQAGTAIFGGHTRFDLAAGYSLRDSLKVYARINNLFDSSYQEVIGYPAPGRQFVIGLQTGVF
- a CDS encoding TonB family protein; amino-acid sequence: MNTRRSLILSALLHVPFVWFLLRTAPSHPVEEAVEIELLSERPAKLITAPESAQRSKLQKPAARPAPRSQNRTHRMFNRPALRAATRDARAVQPRRQNSTFLFPRRSSSKTAPIRSSQLRPRTSSPPRTAQAFPAKARPESKGSQPIAQRSGELTKWPSSNRDSLDAKPSLNTQATDTISGPRGENRAYQPRGGDFGGFAPRSIPQPGPMRSSSDGSSASGGNNDSSSGGGRIGGTRSDASSGEPAPKREEPRREPEPRPRPTEEPKREEPRRREPEPEKPREERRRGPTRDAQVVSQSMPDVSEDMLEGVSRRSVRVRFSISASGDADASLLGSTGSSAVDAIVLRAANRWRFRPAMRDGEPVSSSLRLRVEIR